From Apium graveolens cultivar Ventura chromosome 9, ASM990537v1, whole genome shotgun sequence, the proteins below share one genomic window:
- the LOC141685351 gene encoding uncharacterized protein LOC141685351 — protein MDGENQNNNENQGNNDEGGNVFDQLAETLAVLVNQQPKPNIVSQFKRLNPPTFDGATDPAIVEMWIQEMEKAFGLLGSNEEQKVTLAVYQLQGSAYDWWLMEKRKNETTNLEENHEPYTWAKFKKALEDKYFPRTVRLQKERDFIRLQQGGRTVIEYEAEFAKLAKYASTLVADESSRARRLEEGLRSDIRNSVASFELQTYEAVLNKALVIERGLAESEKASGSWNKRRFTQTSGQSFQGGPLKKPHVYDNIGGQGDRETCTRCGKNHPDKVCRWNTGACFHCGEVGHKISNCPHNPPPPPRKEADNKMGKGRVFQLTGNDNYRN, from the coding sequence ATGGATGGAGAAAATCAGAACAACAATGAAAATCAGGGCAATAATGATGAAGGAGGAAACGTCTTTGACCAGCTGGCTGAAACTCTAGCTGTACTTGTGAATCAGCAACCGAAGCCCAACATCGTCTCTCAATTCAAGCGTTTGAACCCGCCAACTTTTGATGGAGCTACAGACCCGGCTATCGTTGAGATGTGGATCcaagagatggaaaaagctttcGGACTTCTGGGGAGCAATGAGGAACAGAAGGTGACCTTAGCTGTGTACCAATTGCAAGGAAGCGCTTACGACTGGTGGCTTATGGAAAAGAGAAAGAATGAGACGACAAATCTTGAAGAAAATCATGAACCGTACACTTGGGCAAAGTTCAAGAAGGCTTTAGAGGACAAGTACTTTCCGAGAACAGTTCGTCTGCAGAAAGAGAGGGACTTCATTCGACTTCAACAAGGTGGAAGAACCGTCATTGAATACGAAGCAGAATTTGCAAAGCTTGCGAAGTACGCGTCGACCCTAGTAGCAGATGAGAGCAGTCGAGCACGAAGATTAGAGGAGGGACTTCGAAGTGACATCAGGAATTCAGTGGCGTCGTTTGAACTTCAGACGTACGAGGCTGTCCTCAACAAGGCGTTAGTGATCGAAAGGGGCTTGGCAGAATCTGAAAAGGCGTCTGGCAGTTGGAATAAGAGGCGGTTCACTCAAACTAGTGGGCAATCTTTTCAAGGGGGACCACTCAAGAAGCCACACGTGTACGATAACATCGGGGGTCAAGGTGATCGAGAGACGTGTACCAGGTGCGGCAAGAATCATCCGGACAAAGTCTGTCGTTGGAATACAGGTGCTTGTTTTCATTGCGGAGAAGTAGGACATAAGATTTCGAATTGTCCGCACAATCCGCCACCGCCACCAAGGAAGGAAGCAGATAACAAGATGGGCAAAGGACGTGTGTTTCAGCTGACAGGAAATGACAACTATCGCAATTAA
- the LOC141685352 gene encoding uncharacterized protein At2g29880-like, whose translation MKFNSGCGDYSILKRFTAPNEVWDEYLKDHPEDGNLRNGVCDDYEDLQITVGSGVTIGKNSIGLGSVTDARTLKASEVQETCIDDLSYNLEGFEHNNLSPIGFPEVFELSKKNFQPKEAKARVYGLLQKWENEKIYTTWDAIKEVPNLSENVRLEPFNLLDTKTKKDGDPGHNGQISDPSKTRCSGSLLPVLDYEQILENKVDEEEMEVEIDNEFYKIVTLLLMMDCVCAIDGTHIPAMVRGREISSYRNRHGINSQKVLAACNFDLVVSLSSLH comes from the exons ATGAAGTTTAATTCTGGTTGTGGTGATTACTCAATTTTAAAGAGGTTCACTGCTCCAAATGAAGTATGGGATGAATACCTAAAG GATCATCCAGAAGATGGAAACTTACGCAATGGAGTATGCGATGATTATGAGGACTTACAAATTACTGTTGGAAGCGGAGTCACAATTGGTAAAAATTCGATTGGATTGGGTAGTGTTACTGATGCAAGGACACTAAAAGCTAGTGAAGTGCAAGAGACGTGCATTGATGACTTGAGTTATAATCTTGAGGGCTTTGAACATAACAACTTATCACCGATAGGTTTTCCTGAAGTTTTTGAGTTATCCAAGAAAAACTTCCAACCAAAAGAGGCAAAAGCGA GGGTTTATGGCTTATTGCAAAAGTGggaaaatgagaaaatttatacTACTTGGGATGCTATTAAGGAGGTTCCAAATTTAAGTGAAAATGTTCGTTTAGAGCCATTTAACTTGCTCGACACTAAAACAAAAAAGGATG GTGACCCTGGCCATAATGGCCAAATTAGTGACCCTAGCAAAACCAGATGCTCCGGCTCATT GCTTCCAGTATTGGATTATGAACAAATATTGGAAAATAAAGTAGACGAAGAAGAGATGGAAGTTGAGATAGACAATGAATTTTATAAGATAGTTACGTTGTTATTGATGATG GAttgtgtttgtgctattgatgGCACTCATATCCCAGCAATGGTACGAGGTCGAGAAATAAGTAGCTACCGTAATCGGCATGGAATTAACTCTCAAAAGGTTTTAGCCGCTTGCAACTTTGATCTTGTAGTTTCATTGTCTAGCTTACACTAA